In Malus sylvestris chromosome 15, drMalSylv7.2, whole genome shotgun sequence, a single genomic region encodes these proteins:
- the LOC126602971 gene encoding uncharacterized protein LOC126602971: MEHHSMRTGRAIRLKKNDKTRLRAICEGSETCPFVILAARKNPRSDTFVIKTLQLEHQCGRVDKVLYADSRWLSEHYIDRLRTNPNWDVDDIMAEVRREFNLVVTRNQVFRAKRLAREVIEGSYVEQYARLWDYVEELKKANEGSTIKVKTQMDGDDILFQRIYVCLAGCKQGFLEGCRPVIGVDGCLIKGPHFGQILTAVGIDGNNGLFPIAYAIVEIENKSTWVWFLELLIADLKIENGLAWAFVSDKQKGLESAIKKLLPTAEHRMCVRHLHQNFKASGFQGLEMKNILWAAARATTIPWWKEEMEKMKNLHEKAWEWLNDRPANNWSRSRFNTHYKCDVLLNNLCESFNSAIVVARNKPILGLLDNINMYIMLRMANRRAAGRNWKHPVGPRIFKIIEKSKVESTYCIPKMAGEKEYLVQHLSGRQFVVKLNESTCSCRRWDLCGIPCSHAIACIFARDESVYTYVHDCYKKEAYLNSYDPMIHPVPGMDLWDRTDLTPLKPPTCKKQPGRPKRKRIVSVGEVEPQAHYPPPPTNLLGEHNDTPQPQRLRKWFVEIACGKCGKLGHNKVGCGKSQHTNATNKNQETQQVNTQATTQNAQANSQTSGTQMSQGNTETRAPINSQGKKKQHVSSQAGQQGKGKQPVRRGEYKGMGNQARPCRL; this comes from the exons ATGGAGCATCATTCTATGAGGACTGGTAGAGctattagattaaaaaaaaatgacaagacGAGGCTGAGGGCTATATGTGAAGGGTCAGAAACTTGCCCATTTGTGATTTTAGCCGCGAGGAAGAATCCAAGGTCTGATACCTTTGTTATAAAAACCCTGCAGTTAGAGCACCAATGTGGGAGGGTAGACAAAGTTTTATATGCAGATTCAAGGTGGCTTTCAGAGCACTATATAGACAGACTTAGAACAAACCCAAATTGGGATGTCGATGACATCATGGCTGAGGTTAGAAGAGAGTTCAACTTGGTGGTTACTAGAAACCAAGTTTTCAGAGCTAAAAGGCTTGCTAGAGAAGTGATTGAAGGTAGTTATGTGGAGCAATATGCACGATTATGGGACTATGTGGAAGAGCTTAAGAAGGCCAACGAAGGTAGCACAATCAAGGTGAAGACTCAAATGGACGGTGATGATATTCTTTTTCAAAGGATTTATGTGTGTTTGGCAGGGTGCAAACAAGGCTTTTTGGAAGGTTGTAGGCCTGTCATAGGAGTTGACGGTTGTCTTATTAAAGGCCCTCATTTTGGACAGATTTTAACGGCTGTTGGGATTGACGGCAACAATGGTCTATTCCCAATAGCTTATGCAATTGTTGAGATAGAAAACAAAAGCACTTGGGTTTGGTTTTTGGAGCTTTTGATTGCTGATTTGAAAATTGAGAATGGCCTAGCATGGGCTTTTGTAAGTGACAAGCAAAAGGGTTTGGAATCAGCAATAAAAAAATTGCTCCCAACTGCTGAGCACAGGATGTGTGTTAGGCACTTACATCAAAACTTCAAAGCTTCTGGTTTTCAAGGGTtggaaatgaaaaatattttatgGGCAGCAGCAAGGGCAACAACAATACCGTGGTGGAAGGAAGAGATGGAAAAGATGAAAAATCTACATGAAAAAGCATGGGAATGGCTTAATGATAGGCCTGCTAATAATTGGAGTAGATCTCGCTTTAATACTCACTATAAGTGTGATGTTCTACTTAACAACTTATGTGAGAGTTTTAATTCTGCTATTGTTGTGGCAAGGAATAAGCCTATCTTGGGACTTCTAGATAACATCAACATGTATATCATGCTTAGGATGGCCAATAGGAGAGCTGCTGGGAGGAATTGGAAGCATCCAGTTGGTCCAAGGATTTTCAAGATAATTGAGAAAAGCAAAGTGGAAAGTACTTATTGTATTCCTAAGATGGCTGGTGAGAAGGAGTACCTAGTACAACACTTAAGTGGTAGACAGTTTGTAGTGAAGTTGAATGAGTCTACTTGCTCATGTAGGAGATGGGATTTATGTGGGATCCCATGCTCACATGCAATTGCTTGTATATTCGCTAGAGATGAGAGTGTTTACACCTATGTCCATGACTGTTACAAGAAGGAAGCTTACTTGAACTCCTATGATCCTATGATCCACCCCGTTCCTGGAATGGACTTGTGGGATAGGACAGATTTAACTCCATTGAAACCTCCAACATGCAAGAAGCAACCTGGCAGGccaaaaagaaagagaattgTGTCTGTAGGTGAAGTTGAGCCACAAGCACACTATCCTCCACCACCAACTAATTTATTGGGTGAGCACAATGACACACCGCAACCTCAGAGACTTAGAAAATGGTTTGTAGAGATAGCTTGCGGTAAATGCGGAAAGTTGGGGCACAATAAAGTAGGATGTGGAAAATCACAACACACGAATGCAACAAATAAGAATCAG GAGACTCAACAAGTAAACACTCAAGCAACAACTCAAAATGCCCAAGCAAACTCTCAAACTTCAGGGACACAAATGTCTCAAGGGAACACCGAAACACGAGCTCCAATTAACTCTcaaggaaagaaaaagcaaCATGTCAGTTCTCAAGCAGGGCAACAAGGAAAGGGAAAACAACCT GTGAGAAGGGGTGAATACAAAGGGATGGGGAACCAAGCAAGACCATGCAGGCTTTGA